Proteins encoded by one window of Pseudomonas tructae:
- the metH gene encoding methionine synthase, whose product MSDRSARFQALQQALKERILILDGGMGTMIQSYRLEEHDYRGTRFADWPSDVKGNNDLLLLSRPDVIAAIEKAYLDAGADILETNTFNATQISQADYGMQSLAYELNVQGARVARQVADAKTLETPDKPRFVAGVLGPTSRTCSISPDVNDPGYRNVTFDLLVENYIEATRGLIEGGADLILIETIFDTLNAKAAIFAVQQVFEEDGVELPIMISGTITDASGRTLSGQTTEAFWNSVRHAKPISVGLNCALGAKDLRPYLEELSTKAGTHVSAHPNAGLPNAFGEYDETPAEMAAVVEEFAASGFLNIIGGCCGTTPGHIQAIAEAVAKYPPRAIPDIPKACRLSGLEPFTIDRNSLFVNVGERTNITGSAKFARLIREENYTEALEVALQQVEAGAQVIDINMDEGMLDSQAAMVKFLNLIAGEPDISRVPIMIDSSKWEVIEAGLKCIQGKGIVNSISMKEGVEAFKHHAKLCKRYGAAVVVMAFDEVGQADTAARKREICQRSYDILVNEVGFPPEDIIFDPNIFAVATGIEEHNNYAVDFIEACAYIRDHLPYALSSGGVSNVSFSFRGNNPVREAIHSVFLYHAIQNGLTMGIVNAGQLEIYDEIPQALREKVEDVVLNRTPEGTDALLAIADDYKGGGAVKEVENEEWRSLPVGKRLEHALVKGITAFIVEDTEECRQQCARPIEVIEGPLMSGMNVVGDLFGAGKMFLPQVVKSARVMKQAVAHLIPFIELEKGDKPEAKGKILMATVKGDVHDIGKNIVGVVLGCNGYDIVDLGVMVPAEKILQTAREQKCDIIGLSGLITPSLDEMVHVAREMQRQDFHLPLMIGGATTSKAHTAVKIEPKYSNDAVIYVTDASRAVGVATQLLSKELKPGFVEKTRLDYIEVRERTANRSARTERLSYAQAIAAKPQYDWAGYQPVVPGFTGVKVLEDIDLKVLAQYIDWTPFFISWDLAGKYPRILTDEVVGEAATALFKDAQEMLAKLIDEKLISARAVFGFWPANQVNHDDIDVYGADGQPLAQLHHLRQQTIKPDNKPNFSLADFVAPKETGITDYVGGFITTAGIGAEEVAKAYQDKGDDYNSIMVKALADRLAEACAEWLHEQVRKDYWGYAKDEHLDNEALIKEQYSGIRPAPGYPACPDHTEKETLFRLLDGTAIGETGPSGVFLTEHFAMFPAAAVSGWYFAHPQAQYFAVGKVDKDQVQSYTERKGQDLSVSERWLAPNLGYDN is encoded by the coding sequence ATGTCTGACCGCAGCGCTCGTTTCCAAGCACTTCAGCAAGCACTCAAAGAGCGCATTCTGATTCTCGATGGCGGCATGGGTACTATGATCCAAAGCTACCGCCTCGAGGAACACGACTATCGTGGCACGCGCTTCGCCGATTGGCCAAGCGATGTCAAAGGCAACAACGACCTGTTGCTGCTGTCGCGTCCCGACGTCATTGCCGCGATCGAGAAAGCCTACCTGGACGCTGGCGCCGACATTCTGGAAACCAACACCTTCAACGCCACGCAGATTTCCCAGGCCGACTACGGCATGCAATCGCTGGCATACGAGCTGAACGTGCAAGGCGCACGGGTTGCCCGCCAGGTGGCCGACGCCAAGACCCTGGAGACCCCGGACAAGCCGCGTTTCGTCGCCGGCGTGCTCGGCCCGACCAGCCGCACCTGCTCGATTTCCCCTGACGTCAATGACCCAGGCTACCGCAACGTCACTTTCGATCTGTTGGTAGAAAACTACATCGAGGCCACCCGTGGTCTGATCGAGGGTGGCGCCGACCTGATCCTGATCGAGACCATCTTCGACACCCTCAACGCCAAGGCGGCAATCTTCGCCGTGCAGCAGGTGTTCGAGGAGGACGGCGTCGAACTGCCGATCATGATTTCCGGGACCATCACCGACGCCTCCGGCCGCACCTTGTCCGGGCAGACCACCGAAGCCTTCTGGAACTCGGTGCGCCATGCCAAGCCGATCTCGGTGGGCCTGAACTGCGCCCTGGGTGCCAAGGACCTGCGCCCTTACCTCGAAGAACTGTCGACCAAGGCCGGCACCCATGTCTCGGCGCACCCCAACGCCGGCCTGCCGAACGCCTTCGGTGAGTACGACGAGACTCCGGCCGAAATGGCCGCGGTGGTCGAAGAGTTCGCGGCCAGCGGCTTTCTGAACATCATCGGCGGTTGCTGTGGCACCACCCCGGGGCATATCCAGGCGATTGCCGAGGCAGTAGCCAAGTACCCGCCACGGGCCATCCCGGACATTCCCAAGGCCTGCCGGTTGTCGGGCCTTGAGCCATTCACCATTGACCGCAACTCGTTGTTCGTCAACGTCGGTGAGCGCACCAACATTACCGGTTCTGCCAAGTTCGCCCGGCTGATCCGCGAAGAGAACTACACCGAAGCCCTGGAAGTCGCCCTGCAGCAGGTCGAGGCCGGCGCCCAGGTGATCGACATCAACATGGACGAAGGGATGCTCGATTCCCAGGCGGCCATGGTCAAGTTCCTCAACCTGATCGCCGGTGAGCCGGACATCTCTCGCGTGCCGATCATGATCGACTCCTCCAAGTGGGAAGTGATCGAAGCGGGTCTCAAATGCATCCAGGGCAAGGGCATCGTCAACTCGATCTCGATGAAGGAAGGCGTCGAGGCCTTCAAGCATCACGCCAAGCTGTGCAAGCGCTACGGCGCCGCCGTGGTGGTCATGGCCTTCGACGAGGTCGGCCAGGCCGACACCGCCGCGCGCAAGCGCGAGATCTGTCAGCGCAGCTACGACATTCTGGTCAATGAAGTGGGCTTCCCGCCCGAAGACATCATCTTCGACCCGAACATCTTCGCCGTCGCCACCGGCATCGAGGAGCACAACAACTACGCGGTCGACTTCATCGAAGCCTGCGCCTACATCCGCGATCACCTGCCCTACGCCCTGAGCTCGGGCGGGGTGTCCAACGTGTCATTCTCGTTCCGCGGCAACAACCCGGTGCGCGAGGCGATCCACTCGGTGTTCCTCTACCACGCGATCCAGAATGGCCTGACCATGGGTATCGTCAACGCCGGCCAGCTGGAGATCTACGACGAGATCCCGCAAGCCCTGCGCGAGAAGGTCGAGGACGTGGTGCTCAACCGCACCCCCGAAGGCACCGACGCCCTGCTGGCGATCGCCGACGATTACAAAGGCGGTGGCGCGGTCAAGGAAGTCGAGAACGAAGAGTGGCGCTCGCTGCCGGTTGGCAAACGCCTGGAACACGCGCTGGTCAAGGGCATCACGGCCTTTATCGTCGAAGACACCGAAGAATGCCGCCAGCAGTGCGCACGCCCGATCGAGGTCATCGAAGGCCCGTTGATGAGCGGCATGAACGTGGTCGGCGACCTGTTTGGCGCGGGCAAGATGTTCCTGCCCCAGGTGGTGAAATCGGCGCGGGTCATGAAGCAGGCGGTGGCCCACCTGATCCCCTTCATCGAACTGGAAAAAGGCGACAAGCCCGAAGCCAAGGGCAAGATCCTCATGGCCACGGTCAAGGGTGACGTGCACGACATCGGCAAGAACATCGTCGGCGTGGTGCTCGGATGCAACGGTTATGACATCGTCGACCTCGGCGTCATGGTGCCGGCCGAGAAGATCCTGCAGACCGCCCGCGAACAGAAGTGCGACATCATCGGCCTGTCCGGGCTGATCACCCCGTCGCTGGACGAGATGGTCCATGTGGCCCGCGAAATGCAGCGCCAGGACTTCCACCTGCCGTTGATGATCGGCGGCGCCACCACCTCCAAGGCCCACACGGCGGTGAAGATCGAGCCCAAGTACAGCAACGATGCGGTGATCTACGTCACCGACGCCTCGCGTGCGGTGGGAGTCGCCACCCAGTTGCTGTCCAAGGAACTCAAGCCCGGATTCGTCGAAAAAACCCGCCTGGACTACATCGAAGTACGCGAGCGCACCGCCAACCGCAGCGCCCGCACCGAACGCCTGAGCTACGCCCAGGCGATTGCCGCCAAGCCGCAGTACGACTGGGCCGGTTATCAGCCGGTGGTGCCAGGCTTCACCGGCGTCAAAGTGCTGGAAGACATCGACCTTAAGGTACTGGCCCAGTACATCGACTGGACGCCGTTCTTCATCTCCTGGGACCTGGCCGGCAAGTACCCGCGCATCCTCACCGACGAAGTGGTCGGCGAAGCGGCCACTGCGCTGTTCAAGGACGCGCAGGAAATGCTCGCCAAGCTGATCGACGAGAAGCTGATCAGCGCCCGCGCGGTGTTCGGCTTCTGGCCGGCCAACCAGGTCAACCATGATGACATCGACGTCTATGGCGCCGACGGCCAGCCGCTGGCGCAACTGCACCACCTGCGCCAGCAGACCATCAAGCCGGACAACAAGCCGAACTTCTCCCTGGCCGACTTCGTCGCGCCCAAGGAAACTGGCATCACAGACTATGTCGGTGGCTTCATCACCACCGCCGGCATCGGCGCCGAGGAAGTGGCCAAGGCCTACCAGGACAAGGGCGATGATTACAACTCGATCATGGTCAAGGCCCTCGCCGACCGTCTGGCTGAGGCTTGCGCCGAGTGGCTGCACGAGCAGGTGCGCAAAGACTACTGGGGTTACGCCAAGGACGAGCACCTGGACAACGAGGCGCTGATCAAGGAGCAGTACTCGGGCATCCGCCCTGCCCCGGGGTACCCGGCCTGCCCGGACCATACCGAAAAAGAAACCCTGTTCCGCCTGCTCGATGGCACAGCCATCGGCGAAACCGGGCCCAGCGGCGTGTTCCTCACCGAGCACTTCGCCATGTTCCCGGCGGCGGCGGTCAGCGGCTGGTACTTCGCCCACCCGCAGGCGCAGTACTTTGCCGTGGGTAAGGTCGACAAGGACCAGGTACAGAGCTATACCGAGCGCAAAGGCCAGGACCTGAGCGTGAGCGAACGCTGGCTGGCGCCCAACCTGGGCTATGACAACTGA
- a CDS encoding N-acetylmuramoyl-L-alanine amidase gives MYKIDYNSYRAVKGFSRRVRTLVIHYTAANFASSVASLAGAGEASAHYLIPDPTDSSYRAAGFNELRVFNLVDEQERAWHAGESAWAKRSSLNDTSIGIEIVNQARDTPTGIVFAPYHPEQIDAVIALALSIIQRYPDMGPTQIVGHADIAPGRKSDPGPAFPWQTLYKAGIGAWYDDSTKARYLATFSQDLPARQDVVAKLEQYGYDTCLASSEMGLRNLLRALQMHFRPSSYDGVLDAETAAILYALVDKYC, from the coding sequence ATGTACAAGATCGACTACAACAGCTATCGCGCCGTCAAGGGATTCAGCCGACGGGTGCGCACACTGGTCATCCATTACACCGCAGCCAATTTCGCCAGCTCCGTCGCCTCGCTCGCAGGCGCCGGCGAGGCCAGTGCCCACTACCTCATTCCCGACCCCACCGACAGCAGCTACCGTGCAGCAGGCTTCAATGAGCTGCGAGTCTTCAACCTGGTCGATGAACAGGAGCGCGCCTGGCACGCGGGGGAAAGTGCCTGGGCGAAACGTAGCAGTTTGAACGACACCTCGATTGGCATAGAAATCGTCAACCAGGCCAGGGACACCCCCACGGGGATCGTCTTCGCGCCGTACCATCCCGAACAGATCGATGCCGTCATTGCCCTGGCCCTGAGCATTATCCAGCGCTATCCGGACATGGGGCCTACGCAGATAGTCGGCCACGCAGACATTGCCCCAGGCCGCAAAAGTGACCCCGGCCCCGCGTTTCCTTGGCAAACCCTGTACAAGGCGGGTATCGGTGCCTGGTACGACGACAGTACCAAGGCGCGCTACCTTGCAACCTTCAGCCAGGACTTGCCAGCGCGCCAGGACGTCGTGGCGAAGCTGGAACAGTACGGCTATGACACGTGCCTTGCGTCAAGCGAAATGGGGCTGCGCAATCTGCTCAGGGCCTTGCAGATGCACTTTCGGCCATCCTCCTATGACGGAGTGCTGGACGCTGAAACGGCAGCGATCCTGTACGCACTGGTAGACAAGTACTGCTGA
- a CDS encoding DUF2970 domain-containing protein, producing the protein MDEPAQGKPPTFWQMLQSILAAAFGVQSGKNRARDFTYGKASHFIALGTVFTLIFILVLVGLVQLAMHLSAR; encoded by the coding sequence ATGGACGAACCCGCCCAAGGCAAACCCCCGACCTTCTGGCAGATGCTGCAAAGCATTCTGGCGGCGGCGTTCGGGGTGCAGAGCGGCAAGAACCGCGCCCGCGACTTCACCTACGGTAAGGCCAGCCATTTCATCGCGCTGGGCACCGTATTCACCTTGATCTTCATTCTGGTACTGGTCGGGCTGGTGCAACTGGCCATGCACCTTAGTGCCCGCTGA
- a CDS encoding NEL-type E3 ubiquitin ligase domain-containing protein, which translates to MKTALSPSDHVDALIARQLPSWLVQASPDRLTLFHDSLRRQQRDRHALAPLLAAITPLDSFAAPLLAQALFTATGRQLDVQRATIEVVWRTRVNTGLQFIQEATHSFTQSLLAAALHNFDDSEVQAGSFTDQSHLYDESGVRLELAPSAFAQLCRTLDLGQQYQNLVAAQLSAKPAKAQAQGLFEASLRSDMAVAVRMARLKDEIDEDSYFQLLPVISPALVPSDRRPVVFQQLRLLGKQIIGSAIAEVRADSSPGAAVAGVISYLPGDPGGAVRRFADWPAFYQALGRRFRQPGYLAYFQRFIAERDRVEFSAKVKRLLAGGGADGPIELDGRNAVLGQVLIANLGTSRINKIIDDASVLAISTAQADRTARAARLKGYEQIGVDLLNLAAFFSPGLNLVMLGLAALELANDVYEGYEDWKLGDREGALEHLFSVAETVAFAGTVAVGGVLVGKLFKRSGFVDGLQPIRRADDQMRLCDPGLAAYAFDDPGGVEGEIVEHQGQHSLRMTDRRYRVEHEAGAWRICHPRAAGRYKPQLTHNGEGGWRHRLEQPRRWQGQGLLLRRFGREWRKVPDALAQILLRITGLDEARLRQLHLENAPAPSRLGDALDRYRLHEQISAEPFEQRYGALQAEGDAASQLLRRHFAGLSGRAANHLAGLADSSERSALSAGKVPLALAEQARWLLREGRLDRACAGFEQAAAVNDDTVRLALGLIDKLAPWPRQVVVEVRDTSLADAIIARRGAKGVSASKGLSRGAQGYLAVDASGEVLSSARADNSLFEAMLLLLDDGQKTALGNSTLTARELAHVLAVDAAGQRETSAELIGLVPLRGGFQPPMRLADGRLGYPLGGAGAWEHEWVKDAVRNNFPDFTEAEVDEYIDKLVRSGVDVWTHLLRQPQLAALRRTLLDWVPQGEGAAQIASRQRVADAMIEAVGSGLLRWRGGYAVAISDESVGSLPMLPLHQVFGHVTSLSLRNMGLRDVPDTFLSCFPNVRRVDLGDNLLTEVPTDIWHLPHLSEVNLSGNLLSEESQAKLAGAFPGDLAPVQVQPAGTSQEQAPQPGPSRATAREAWLQQVDQAHQGRRQAQWDNVAEQAHAEDFVQLLSDLRGTEEYAARRAWLARRVWRMVESCEQHAQLRAAVFDLAARCRGRATISRFDWLEVQVLATAAVGERQGEIAETELVRLGRSLFRLGELDRIVERDILEREQAGQAFNAAAIRQAYRTRLATTLELPVSLIDVPAQEVAEVTSLQLVIARTQVLVAEQGERLAASLNERPFWREHLRRTYPRDLQRVEHQAALQRKTLEQHLHSGRINPVEFARELNRLYQQQHAQTQQLMLRLSREALTRYLGRSKRG; encoded by the coding sequence ATGAAAACAGCATTGAGCCCGAGCGATCATGTTGATGCACTGATTGCCCGGCAGTTGCCTTCCTGGCTTGTGCAGGCCAGCCCCGATCGACTGACGCTTTTCCACGACAGCCTGCGGCGCCAGCAACGCGACCGCCATGCCCTGGCTCCGCTGCTTGCAGCCATCACGCCGCTGGACAGCTTTGCCGCGCCGTTGTTGGCCCAGGCGCTGTTCACTGCCACCGGACGGCAGTTGGACGTACAACGTGCCACCATCGAGGTGGTCTGGCGAACGCGGGTCAATACCGGCCTGCAGTTCATCCAGGAGGCCACCCACAGCTTCACCCAGAGCCTGCTGGCGGCGGCCTTGCACAATTTTGACGACAGTGAAGTCCAGGCCGGCAGCTTTACCGATCAGAGCCACTTGTATGATGAGTCCGGCGTGCGCCTGGAGCTTGCCCCCAGTGCATTTGCCCAGCTCTGTCGCACGCTGGACCTTGGCCAGCAGTATCAGAACCTGGTTGCCGCGCAACTGAGCGCCAAGCCGGCCAAGGCGCAGGCCCAGGGCTTGTTCGAAGCGTCGTTGCGCTCAGACATGGCCGTGGCTGTGCGGATGGCACGGCTCAAGGATGAAATCGACGAAGACAGTTACTTTCAACTGTTGCCGGTCATATCGCCGGCGCTAGTGCCCAGTGACCGCAGGCCGGTTGTGTTTCAGCAACTGCGCCTGTTGGGCAAACAGATCATCGGCAGCGCGATTGCCGAGGTGCGCGCCGACAGCTCGCCTGGCGCAGCCGTGGCAGGGGTGATCAGCTATTTGCCTGGCGATCCTGGCGGTGCGGTGCGGCGTTTCGCCGACTGGCCGGCCTTTTACCAAGCGCTGGGTCGGCGCTTTCGCCAGCCTGGCTATCTGGCTTACTTTCAGCGCTTTATCGCTGAACGGGACCGTGTCGAGTTCAGTGCCAAGGTCAAACGTCTGCTGGCTGGCGGGGGTGCGGATGGCCCGATAGAGCTGGATGGGCGCAATGCTGTACTGGGGCAGGTGTTGATCGCCAACCTGGGCACCTCGCGGATCAACAAGATCATCGATGACGCCAGCGTCCTGGCCATCTCTACCGCCCAGGCCGATCGCACGGCCCGGGCGGCACGCTTGAAAGGCTATGAACAGATTGGCGTCGACCTGCTCAACCTGGCGGCATTTTTTTCCCCGGGCTTGAACCTGGTCATGTTGGGCCTGGCCGCCCTGGAACTGGCCAATGACGTATACGAAGGCTACGAGGACTGGAAGCTGGGCGATCGTGAAGGCGCATTGGAACATCTGTTCAGTGTGGCTGAGACAGTGGCGTTTGCCGGCACCGTCGCTGTCGGCGGTGTGCTGGTTGGCAAACTGTTCAAGCGTTCGGGCTTTGTCGATGGCCTGCAGCCGATCCGACGTGCCGATGATCAGATGCGGCTGTGCGATCCAGGCCTCGCGGCCTATGCGTTTGATGATCCTGGCGGGGTGGAAGGGGAAATCGTCGAGCATCAGGGGCAGCATTCGCTACGGATGACGGATCGCCGCTATCGTGTGGAGCACGAAGCTGGTGCCTGGCGGATCTGCCATCCGCGTGCGGCGGGGCGCTACAAGCCGCAACTCACGCACAATGGCGAAGGCGGCTGGCGGCACCGGCTCGAGCAACCTCGCCGCTGGCAGGGGCAGGGCTTGCTGCTGCGCCGCTTCGGTCGCGAATGGCGCAAGGTACCGGATGCGCTGGCGCAAATCCTGTTGCGGATCACAGGCCTGGACGAAGCTCGGCTGCGCCAATTGCACCTGGAAAATGCGCCGGCACCCTCGCGCCTGGGCGATGCCCTGGATCGCTACCGCTTGCATGAGCAGATCAGTGCAGAACCGTTCGAGCAACGCTATGGGGCGTTGCAGGCAGAGGGCGATGCTGCCAGCCAGTTATTGCGTCGGCACTTTGCGGGGCTTTCGGGGCGCGCTGCGAACCATTTGGCAGGGTTGGCCGACAGCAGCGAACGTTCAGCGCTGAGCGCCGGCAAGGTGCCCCTGGCGCTGGCCGAGCAGGCCCGCTGGTTGCTGCGTGAAGGCCGACTGGACCGGGCGTGTGCCGGCTTTGAGCAAGCCGCGGCGGTCAATGATGACACCGTCAGGCTGGCGCTGGGGTTGATCGACAAGCTCGCGCCCTGGCCGCGCCAGGTTGTTGTGGAGGTGCGAGACACTTCCCTGGCAGATGCGATCATCGCGCGCCGGGGGGCGAAGGGCGTGAGTGCAAGCAAGGGGTTGTCCAGGGGCGCGCAGGGCTACCTGGCGGTGGATGCCAGCGGCGAGGTCCTGTCGTCGGCACGTGCGGACAACAGCCTGTTCGAAGCTATGTTGCTGCTGCTGGACGACGGGCAAAAGACGGCGCTGGGTAACAGCACATTGACGGCCCGGGAGTTGGCACATGTGCTGGCCGTGGATGCAGCCGGGCAGCGTGAAACGAGCGCCGAGCTGATTGGCCTGGTACCTCTGCGCGGCGGCTTCCAGCCGCCCATGCGCTTGGCTGACGGTCGCCTGGGCTATCCGCTGGGCGGTGCGGGGGCATGGGAGCATGAATGGGTAAAGGATGCGGTGCGCAACAACTTTCCAGACTTCACCGAGGCAGAGGTCGATGAGTACATTGACAAGCTGGTGCGCTCGGGCGTGGACGTCTGGACGCACCTCTTGCGTCAGCCGCAACTGGCGGCGCTCAGGCGTACTCTGCTGGACTGGGTACCCCAGGGCGAGGGTGCGGCACAGATTGCCAGTCGCCAGCGAGTGGCCGATGCGATGATAGAGGCGGTCGGCAGCGGGCTGCTCAGGTGGCGAGGGGGTTACGCGGTGGCTATCAGTGATGAGTCTGTCGGCAGCCTGCCGATGTTGCCACTGCATCAGGTGTTCGGTCATGTCACCTCGCTGAGTTTGCGCAACATGGGCCTGCGGGACGTGCCGGATACCTTTTTGTCCTGCTTCCCGAACGTGCGCAGGGTAGACCTCGGCGACAACCTGCTGACGGAGGTGCCTACCGATATCTGGCACCTGCCACACCTGAGCGAGGTCAATCTATCGGGCAATCTGCTCTCTGAAGAGAGTCAAGCCAAGTTGGCCGGTGCTTTTCCTGGTGATCTGGCACCGGTACAAGTACAACCTGCTGGCACTTCGCAGGAGCAAGCGCCACAACCTGGCCCCAGCCGGGCCACGGCCAGGGAAGCATGGTTGCAGCAGGTCGACCAGGCCCATCAGGGCCGACGCCAGGCGCAATGGGATAATGTGGCAGAGCAAGCCCATGCCGAGGACTTTGTTCAACTGCTGTCCGACCTGCGTGGCACTGAGGAGTATGCAGCGCGGCGCGCCTGGCTCGCTCGCCGGGTCTGGCGCATGGTCGAGAGCTGTGAGCAACATGCCCAGTTGCGTGCTGCGGTCTTCGATCTTGCCGCCCGCTGCCGAGGACGCGCCACGATTTCGCGTTTTGACTGGCTGGAAGTGCAGGTGCTGGCGACGGCGGCAGTCGGTGAGCGCCAGGGCGAGATTGCCGAAACCGAGCTGGTCCGACTCGGCCGGTCACTATTTCGCCTGGGGGAGCTGGACCGCATTGTCGAGCGCGACATCCTCGAGCGTGAGCAAGCAGGCCAGGCATTCAATGCCGCCGCCATACGCCAGGCGTATCGCACGCGCTTGGCTACGACCCTGGAATTGCCGGTTTCATTGATCGATGTGCCTGCGCAGGAGGTTGCCGAGGTAACCTCCTTGCAACTGGTCATTGCCCGTACCCAGGTCCTGGTTGCCGAGCAGGGCGAGCGTTTGGCCGCTTCGCTGAACGAGCGGCCGTTCTGGCGTGAGCATCTGCGCCGTACCTATCCTAGAGACCTGCAGCGCGTCGAGCACCAGGCCGCCCTGCAGCGCAAGACACTGGAGCAGCACTTGCACAGTGGCAGGATCAACCCTGTGGAGTTTGCCCGCGAACTGAACCGGCTGTACCAGCAACAGCACGCACAAACCCAGCAACTGATGTTGCGCCTGAGCCGAGAAGCCCTGACGCGTTACTTGGGGCGGTCGAAGCGGGGTTGA
- a CDS encoding ABC transporter substrate-binding protein, with amino-acid sequence MLKALCQSLCLSLPLVASAQAASVVFLNPGYSDETFWVDYSRFMQAAAQGLGMQLTVKYSERRSDLALTQARQVLSGPERPDYLVLVNEQYVAPQIIHLSQGSGVKLFLVNNGLTPSQTELIQGHPQKYPPLLGTLTSNDEQAGYQMLKQLLVQLPASASGQPVELLAFSGISTTPAARLREQGMRRALAEHPQVRLRQVVYGGWRRDRAYEQARQLLQRYRHIRLVWSANDEMAFGAMQAFAEAGYVPGQDVLFSAVNSSPEALKARVEGRLSVLMGGHFSLGGWAMVLLHDDAMKLPFSADGRRDFQAPVLQLIDPAKAQRWLRLQAVPGYGMDFHRFSAQGKRGGYQYPFLQAPVDY; translated from the coding sequence ATGCTCAAGGCCTTGTGCCAAAGCCTGTGCTTGAGTCTGCCACTGGTGGCAAGCGCCCAGGCTGCGTCAGTGGTATTTCTCAACCCGGGCTATTCCGACGAGACCTTCTGGGTCGATTACTCGCGGTTCATGCAGGCCGCAGCCCAGGGCCTGGGCATGCAACTGACCGTCAAGTACAGCGAGCGGCGCAGTGACCTGGCCCTGACCCAGGCGCGGCAAGTCCTCAGTGGCCCCGAGCGTCCGGACTACCTGGTGCTGGTCAACGAGCAGTATGTGGCGCCGCAGATCATCCACCTGTCGCAAGGCAGCGGGGTCAAGCTGTTTCTGGTCAACAACGGCCTGACCCCGAGCCAGACCGAGTTGATCCAGGGCCATCCGCAAAAGTACCCGCCGTTGCTCGGCACCCTGACCAGCAACGACGAGCAGGCCGGTTACCAGATGCTCAAGCAGTTGCTTGTGCAGTTGCCGGCGTCGGCGAGCGGTCAGCCGGTCGAGTTGCTGGCATTTTCCGGCATCAGTACCACCCCGGCGGCGCGCTTGCGTGAGCAGGGCATGCGCCGGGCCCTGGCCGAGCATCCGCAGGTGCGCTTGCGCCAGGTGGTGTATGGCGGCTGGCGCCGGGACCGGGCCTACGAGCAGGCCCGGCAGTTGTTGCAGCGGTATCGTCACATCCGCCTGGTCTGGTCCGCCAATGATGAAATGGCTTTCGGCGCCATGCAGGCGTTTGCCGAAGCCGGCTACGTGCCGGGGCAGGATGTCCTGTTCAGTGCGGTCAACAGTTCACCAGAGGCCTTGAAAGCTCGGGTTGAAGGGCGCTTGAGCGTTTTGATGGGGGGGCATTTCAGTCTGGGTGGCTGGGCCATGGTGCTGTTGCATGACGATGCGATGAAGCTGCCGTTCAGCGCCGATGGCCGCCGCGATTTCCAGGCGCCGGTGTTGCAACTGATCGATCCTGCCAAGGCGCAGCGCTGGCTCAGGTTGCAGGCCGTGCCGGGCTATGGCATGGACTTTCACCGTTTCAGCGCCCAGGGCAAGCGCGGCGGCTACCAGTACCCATTTCTGCAGGCGCCTGTGGACTACTGA